One Faecalispora anaeroviscerum genomic window carries:
- a CDS encoding SHOCT domain-containing protein, protein MTKKKLTNEIKYQMARGFLSSLLEQGKITPQEYKKAEEYTAGKYHPLLRSI, encoded by the coding sequence ATGACCAAGAAAAAACTGACGAATGAAATCAAGTATCAAATGGCGCGGGGCTTCCTTTCCTCCCTTCTGGAACAGGGAAAAATTACCCCGCAGGAATATAAAAAAGCAGAGGAATACACAGCCGGAAAATATCATCCCCTGCTCCGGTCAATTTAG
- a CDS encoding sigma-70 family RNA polymerase sigma factor, with protein sequence MSENKKYTIVVKHQRVEVSKAVYYAYHKDREAERYQNKVAHDFELSLERFQEDGVHVELQFTLYQPSVEDKLIAQEQLQKLKLALSALEPEEKKLIYELFLYDKTEADLADELLVTQQTISKRKKKILSKLKNMIKI encoded by the coding sequence ATGTCAGAAAATAAAAAATATACGATTGTCGTGAAACACCAGCGCGTGGAGGTCAGCAAGGCGGTCTATTACGCTTACCATAAAGATCGTGAGGCAGAAAGATATCAAAACAAGGTTGCTCATGATTTTGAACTCTCCTTGGAGCGTTTTCAGGAGGACGGCGTTCACGTGGAGCTTCAATTTACTCTTTATCAGCCGAGTGTTGAGGACAAGCTCATAGCGCAGGAGCAACTACAAAAGCTGAAATTGGCTCTTTCCGCTTTAGAACCGGAAGAAAAGAAATTGATTTATGAATTGTTCTTATATGACAAAACGGAAGCGGATTTGGCTGATGAACTGCTTGTAACGCAACAGACCATCAGTAAGCGCAAAAAGAAAATACTGTCCAAACTGAAAAATATGATAAAAATCTGA
- a CDS encoding recombinase family protein: MPQVQVIEPIHPIYDYTPEKLRVCAYARVSSDSDDQLNSFAAQVDYYTELITGNEEWELVDIYADEGITGTRTDKRDDFLRMMNDCRKGRIDRILVKSVSRFSRNIRDCLAALRELKALGVEVEFEKERIKTAEMHDELIMGMFSTVAQEESSSISNNMRWSYLRRMQSGNFITCNAPYGYQLVDNILIPDEQEAPVVRRIFGSYLSGKSMDAIADELTKEGIPRKDGESRWHHTAIQYILTNEKYIGDSLLQKSFTTDTLPFQKVKNTGQKDRYYVTGSHELLISKAEFEQVKVLQKLRKQQNPHKGTGTQFNLSLKIHCGKCGATFRRKVTNGKAYWVCRTHDRGKDLCELQQIREDAIYQAFTRLYNKLKQNSRSILTPVLDQLLALQSISTMNNAKVGELNKEIAELTKQNLVLNRLRSKGYMDSALFMQKSNEINQRISILRTQRRRLLERDTDDKMIADCRLLIGIIDKGAPYLTGFDEVLFHSIVDKIIVTDQDKLKFRMIGGLEFTERLPKEVFGR; this comes from the coding sequence ATGCCACAGGTACAAGTTATTGAACCAATTCACCCGATTTATGATTACACGCCGGAAAAACTGCGTGTCTGCGCTTATGCCAGAGTCAGCAGCGACTCGGATGATCAGCTCAATTCCTTTGCCGCGCAGGTGGACTACTACACGGAACTCATCACCGGCAATGAGGAATGGGAACTGGTCGACATTTATGCCGACGAAGGCATCACCGGCACCAGAACCGACAAACGGGACGATTTCTTAAGAATGATGAACGACTGCCGCAAAGGCAGGATTGACCGGATTCTGGTCAAGTCCGTTTCCCGATTCTCAAGGAACATCCGTGACTGCCTTGCCGCCCTGCGGGAATTGAAAGCCCTCGGCGTTGAGGTGGAATTTGAGAAAGAGCGGATCAAAACCGCAGAAATGCACGATGAACTGATCATGGGGATGTTCAGCACTGTCGCGCAGGAGGAATCCTCATCCATCTCCAACAATATGCGCTGGAGTTATCTGCGCCGGATGCAAAGCGGGAATTTTATCACATGCAACGCTCCCTACGGATACCAGCTTGTCGATAACATTTTGATTCCCGATGAGCAGGAAGCGCCGGTAGTCCGCAGAATCTTCGGCAGCTATTTGTCCGGCAAGAGCATGGATGCCATCGCCGATGAGCTGACAAAAGAGGGTATCCCCCGCAAGGACGGTGAGTCTCGATGGCATCACACGGCAATCCAATATATCCTCACCAACGAAAAATACATTGGGGACTCCCTGTTACAGAAATCCTTCACCACCGACACCCTGCCGTTTCAAAAGGTGAAAAACACCGGGCAAAAAGACCGTTATTATGTGACAGGCTCCCATGAGCTGCTTATAAGCAAGGCCGAATTTGAACAGGTCAAGGTGCTGCAAAAACTGAGGAAGCAACAAAATCCCCATAAGGGTACGGGAACACAATTCAATTTGTCGCTGAAAATCCACTGCGGAAAATGTGGAGCAACCTTCCGCCGCAAGGTTACCAACGGAAAAGCCTATTGGGTATGCAGAACCCATGACCGTGGGAAAGATCTCTGTGAGCTTCAGCAGATTCGGGAAGATGCCATCTATCAGGCTTTCACTCGTCTGTATAACAAGTTAAAACAGAACAGCCGCTCTATCCTCACTCCGGTTCTCGACCAGCTTCTGGCGCTGCAATCCATTTCCACTATGAATAATGCCAAGGTCGGAGAACTGAATAAGGAAATCGCGGAACTCACCAAGCAGAATCTTGTACTCAATCGACTGCGGTCGAAAGGTTACATGGATTCTGCTCTTTTTATGCAGAAATCCAATGAAATCAACCAGCGGATCAGCATTCTGCGGACACAGCGTCGCCGACTTTTAGAGCGCGACACCGATGACAAAATGATTGCCGACTGCAGACTGCTGATCGGGATCATCGACAAGGGCGCACCTTACCTCACCGGTTTCGACGAGGTGCTGTTTCACAGCATCGTGGACAAAATTATCGTTACCGATCAGGATAAGTTGAAGTTCCGCATGATCGGTGGCCTTGAATTTACCGAGAGGCTCCCAAAGGAGGTGTTCGGGCGATGA
- a CDS encoding recombinase family protein: MDTKQKAWLYCRIDAPEDTHGALKDQKEKLDGYARQMGFEVVGASEDLGSGLDFDRSGLKEAMAAAQTGELDALIVHSVSRIGRDTAKTIDFIRQLNDCGVKVYSPLEGEITIGRQGAFFSQLLR, from the coding sequence ATGGATACAAAGCAAAAAGCGTGGCTTTACTGCCGCATTGACGCACCGGAGGATACGCACGGTGCTTTGAAAGATCAGAAAGAAAAGCTGGACGGCTATGCCCGTCAGATGGGCTTTGAGGTTGTCGGAGCTTCCGAGGATTTAGGCAGCGGGCTGGATTTTGACCGCTCAGGCTTAAAGGAAGCTATGGCAGCCGCCCAAACAGGTGAACTGGATGCTTTGATCGTCCATTCCGTCAGCCGTATCGGTCGGGATACGGCGAAAACCATTGACTTCATCCGGCAGCTCAATGACTGTGGTGTAAAGGTGTATTCTCCGCTGGAAGGTGAAATCACCATTGGGCGGCAGGGCGCATTCTTTTCACAATTGCTCAGATAG